One genomic segment of Musa acuminata AAA Group cultivar baxijiao chromosome BXJ3-3, Cavendish_Baxijiao_AAA, whole genome shotgun sequence includes these proteins:
- the LOC135632587 gene encoding probable glycosyltransferase 7: MPRRSTNPCLLSFAGFASTAVVLYCTVSTIFSPPPVLDVPSSHPVFISSSSPFHDHDDRDAPDATFYDDASVSYAFDRPLTDWDAKRREWLRLHPNFDGNGRERVVMVTGSQPGPCRNREGDHLLLRLFKNKVDYCRRHGIDIFYNTALLHPAMRSQWAKLPAIRAAMLAHPEAEWVWWVDSDAVFTDMDFELPLHRYRDHNLVVHGWPHLVYDARSWVSLNSGVFLIRNCQWSLDFMKVWAVMSPLSPDYDRWGQVLAAELKDKLFNVSDDQSALVYLLLKHRDQWGDKVFLESDYDLEAYWVAIVDRLENMTAKYAEVERRVDGLRRRHAEVVSGGYGRLREEQLATEEGAVSGPIGWHRPFMTHFTGCQPCNGAHNKMYTWKSCWEGMQRALHFADDQVLRDYGFRHADLLSGDVHPLPFARPSPA; this comes from the coding sequence ATGCCTCGCCGCTCCACCAACCCCTGCCTCCTCTCCTTTGCGGGCTTCGCCTCAACCGCCGTCGTCCTCTACTGTACCGTCTCCACCATATTCTCCCCACCCCCCGTCCTCGACGTCCCATCTTCTCACCCCGTCTTTATCTCCTCCTCTTCGCCCTTCCATGACCACGACGATCGCGACGCTCCCGACGCCACCTTCTACGATGACGCTTCCGTCTCCTACGCCTTCGACCGCCCGCTCACCGACTGGGACGCCAAGCGTCGGGAGTGGCTCCGCCTGCACCCCAACTTCGACGGGAATGGCCGCGAGAGGGTGGTCATGGTAACCGGGTCCCAGCCCGGTCCCTGCCGCAACCGGGAGGgcgaccacctcctcctccgcttgTTCAAGAACAAGGTCGACTACTGCCGCCGCCACGGCATCGACATCTTCTACAACACCGCCCTCCTCCACCCGGCCATGCGCTCGCAGTGGGCGAAGCTCCCCGCGATCCGTGCCGCCATGCTCGCCCACCCGGAGGCCGAGTGGGTGTGGTGGGTCGACTCTGACGCCGTCTTCACGGACATGGACTTCGAGCTCCCCCTGCATCGCTACCGGGACCACAACCTGGTGGTCCACGGCTGGCCCCACCTGGTGTACGACGCCCGCAGCTGGGTCAGCCTGAACTCCGGCGTCTTCCTCATCCGCAACTGCCAGTGGTCGCTCGACTTCATGAAGGTGTGGGCCGTCATGAGCCCTTTATCACCGGACTACGACCGGTGGGGCCAGGTCCTGGCGGCGGAGTTGAAGGACAAGCTGTTCAATGTGTCGGACGACCAGTCGGCGCTCGTCTACCTCCTCCTCAAGCACAGGGACCAGTGGGGCGACAAGGTCTTCCTGGAGAGCGACTACGATCTCGAGGCCTACTGGGTGGCGATCGTGGACCGGCTGGAGAACATGACGGCGAAATACGCGGAGGTGGAGCGGCGCGTTGACGGTCTGCGCCGGCGCCACGCTGAGGTGGTGAGCGGGGGGTACGGGCGGCTGAGGGAGGAGCAGCTGGCGACGGAGGAGGGAGCGGTGAGCGGGCCCATCGGGTGGCACCGTCCCTTCATGACGCACTTCACCGGGTGCCAGCCCTGCAACGGCGCCCACAACAAGATGTACACCTGGAAGAGCTGTTGGGAGGGGATGCAGCGTGCGCTGCACTTCGCCGATGACCAGGTGCTCCGCGACTACGGCTTCCGCCATGCCGATCTCCTCAGCGGCGACGTCCACCCGCTGCCGTTCGCGCGACCGTCCCCGGCCTGA
- the LOC135634405 gene encoding cysteine-rich and transmembrane domain-containing protein WIH2-like, protein MSYYNQQQPPVGVPPPQGYPPEGYPKDAYPPPGYPAQGYPPAGYPQQGYPPPYAQPPPQKQSSGPSFMEGCLAALCCCCLLDACF, encoded by the exons ATGAGCTACTACAACCAGCAGCAGCCTCCCGTCGGAGTTCCACCTCCCCAAG GTTATCCGCCGGAGGGGTACCCCAAGGACGCCTACCCACCGCCGGGGTATCCGGCGCAAGGATACCCACCTGCTGGCTACCCCCAGCAGGGGTATCCGCCGCCGTACGCTCAGCCGCCACCCCAGAAGCAGAGCAGCGGGCCTTCCTTCATGGAGGGATG CTTGGCCGCTCTTTGCTGTTGTTGTCTCTTGGATGCTTGCTTCTGA